From one Lotus japonicus ecotype B-129 chromosome 3, LjGifu_v1.2 genomic stretch:
- the LOC130749296 gene encoding aquaporin PIP1-2-like, producing MEGKDEDVRVGANRYTERNPIGTAAQSQDQDTSSRDYKEPPSAPFFEPGELSSWSFYRAGIAEFVATFLFLYITVLTVMGVAKSKSKCSTVGVQGIAWSFGGMIFALVYCTAGISGGHINPAVTFGLFLARKLSLTRAVFYIIMQCLAAICGAGVVKGFQPHQYERLGGGVNTLSKGYSIGDGLGAEIVGTFVLVYTVFSATDAKRNARDSHIPILAPLPIGFAVFLVHLATIPITGTGINPARSLGAALIFNKDQAWDDHWIFWVGPFIGAALAALYHQIVIRAIPFKSK from the exons ATGGAAGGAAAAGATGAAGATGTAAGAGTAGGAGCCAACAGGTACACAGAGAGGAACCCAATAGGAACCGCTGCTCAGTCTCAAGATCAAGATACCAGTAGCAGAGACTACAAAGAGCCTCCCTCAGCACCTTTCTTCGAGCCCGGCGAGCTGTCATCATGGTCCTTCTACAGAGCCGGCATAGCAGAGTTCGTCGCCACGTTCTTGTTTCTTTACATCACCGTGTTAACTGTGATGGGTGTGGCTAAATCCAAGAGCAAGTGTTCCACTGTTGGTGTCCAAGGCATAGCTTGGTCATTTGGTGGAATGATCTTTGCTCTTGTCTATTGCACTGCTGGCATCTCAG GGGGTCACATAAACCCAGCAGTGACATTTGGGCTGTTCTTGGCACGCAAGCTATCTTTGACCAGAGCAGTGTTTTACATAATTATGCAGTGCTTGGCAGCTATATGTGGCGCGGGTGTGGTGAAAGGGTTCCAACCACACCAATATGAGAGGCTTGGTGGTGGTGTAAACACTCTGAGTAAAGGATATTCCATAGGTGATGGCCTTGGAGCAGAGATTGTTGGCACATTTGTGCTTGTTTACACTGTGTTCTCTGCTACTGATGCCAAGCGAAACGCACGAGACTCGCACATTCCT ATTTTGGCACCACTACCCATTGGTTTTGCTGTGTTTCTGGTGCATTTGGCTACAATTCCCATCACTGGAACTGGTATCAACCCTGCCAGAAGTCTAGGTGCAGCCCTTATTTTCAACAAGGACCAAGCGTGGGATGACCAT TGGATATTTTGGGTAGGGCCATTCATTGGGGCAGCACTTGCAGCTCTGTATCATCAGATAGTGATCAGGGCCATTCCCTTCAAGTCAAAGTGA